In one Streptomyces marincola genomic region, the following are encoded:
- a CDS encoding helix-turn-helix domain-containing protein, whose translation MSLGADLRRLRRLAGLTQETLADRAGVSVDVVKKLEQGRKTSARLPTLHALAAGLGVELTALLGEPPAVASGSLVDSPRLVALRRSIAPPLLALPPEPSTPHPSPTAVKHRIASGWTQYHKANFPALMSALPGIIDDSRFAASVGTEQQRARGAALLAKSLQLGGHVAIRLGKTDLALSALERAMHAAEQSADVLLPGMISTSVAWSYQRQARLEDALHLAIHAADRVEQGRTDTAEGVRVRGGLLMSAATSYARSGDYERADEMMTSAENAAKRLAHLPPPEDGRLVSVFSRSSVRIERVRLAVQHKRPQEALDLARGMRLSKDVPPSWRAWLLLDIARAHTDLGNAEKAVATLERLHRVAPAWLGHHTLAVAIVRDLWSLPQRPTGLRRLAGRLGVAD comes from the coding sequence ATGAGCCTTGGTGCTGATCTCCGTCGGCTGCGCCGCCTCGCGGGACTCACACAGGAGACCTTGGCCGACCGGGCCGGCGTGTCCGTTGATGTCGTCAAGAAGCTCGAACAAGGCCGGAAGACGTCAGCCCGGCTGCCAACCCTGCACGCTCTTGCCGCCGGTCTGGGCGTCGAGCTGACGGCGTTGCTGGGCGAGCCGCCCGCGGTGGCCAGCGGGTCGCTCGTCGACTCCCCCCGGCTTGTGGCGCTGCGCCGGTCCATCGCTCCACCGCTGCTCGCGCTCCCGCCGGAACCCAGCACGCCGCACCCCTCGCCGACAGCCGTCAAGCACCGCATCGCGTCGGGCTGGACGCAGTACCACAAGGCGAACTTCCCCGCCCTGATGTCGGCTCTCCCCGGAATCATCGACGACAGCCGCTTCGCCGCTTCCGTCGGCACCGAGCAGCAGCGGGCGCGCGGAGCGGCGCTCCTGGCGAAGTCGCTGCAACTGGGCGGGCATGTGGCGATTCGGCTGGGCAAGACGGACCTGGCGCTCTCCGCCCTTGAGCGCGCGATGCACGCGGCGGAGCAGTCGGCGGATGTGCTGCTGCCCGGAATGATCTCCACCTCCGTGGCGTGGTCCTACCAGCGCCAGGCCCGGCTGGAGGACGCGCTTCACCTGGCCATCCACGCTGCCGACCGCGTCGAGCAGGGCCGCACGGACACAGCCGAAGGCGTTCGGGTCCGGGGCGGCCTGCTGATGTCCGCCGCCACGTCGTACGCACGGAGCGGCGACTACGAACGCGCCGACGAGATGATGACGTCCGCCGAGAACGCCGCGAAACGACTCGCGCACCTGCCCCCGCCGGAAGACGGACGGCTGGTGAGCGTTTTCAGCCGCTCCTCCGTACGCATCGAGCGCGTCCGACTCGCCGTCCAGCACAAACGTCCGCAGGAGGCACTGGACCTGGCACGCGGCATGCGTCTGAGCAAGGACGTCCCACCGTCCTGGCGCGCGTGGCTCCTGCTCGACATCGCGCGGGCGCATACGGACCTGGGCAACGCGGAGAAGGCCGTGGCGACTCTGGAACGACTCCACCGCGTCGCACCCGCGTGGCTCGGCCACCACACACTCGCGGTCGCCATAGTCCGAGACCTCTGGTCACTTCCCCAGCGGCCCACCGGACTTCGCCGCCTGGCGGGACGGCTGGGAGTGGCTGACTAG
- a CDS encoding cholesterol oxidase substrate-binding domain-containing protein, giving the protein MANTPELPSRRGVLRTAAAAGAFGLAAHTAIGRAVAATPAPDLPGGLIPYRLPYLNWAGEIAHPGLWTCAPRDGQQVADLANWAHAAGWRLRARGKAHTWSPLTITPGTDADAPVLLVDTTKHLTAMALVPPPAGAPGAVRAQTGVTLEELLGYLAGHGLGVTNTPAPGELTLGGTLAIDAHGTSVPAAGEAPRPGHTYGSLSNLVLELTAVVWDEANGRYALRTFTRGTDPECDALATHLGRAFVVEAVLQAGEETPLRCVSRVDVPADELFAAPGSPEAAGGRTFADYLDAAGRVETIWFAFTDKPWLKVWSLSPERPATARPVLGPYNYPFSDLVPTPVSRLVGRLTAEAAWYLAPQLGALQYTVAATGLTTSLATDLWGASHHLTFYLRPTTLRETANGYAILTRRADVQRVISEFAGFYRERLEAWADAGRYPVNGQVEIRVGGLDQPADVAVAGARPPLLSVVRPHPDHPEFDCAVWVDVLTLPGTPGAAEFYRELERFCLDTYDGGHALVRVEWSKGWGYTDAEAWADQEVIGEVVPASYGAGEWAEGTGLLRGLDPHGVFGNAFLDELLAP; this is encoded by the coding sequence ATGGCGAACACACCTGAGTTACCTTCCCGGCGCGGTGTCCTGCGCACGGCCGCCGCGGCCGGGGCCTTCGGGCTCGCGGCCCACACCGCGATCGGGCGCGCCGTCGCCGCGACCCCGGCGCCCGACCTGCCCGGTGGCCTCATCCCCTACCGCCTTCCCTACCTGAACTGGGCGGGCGAGATCGCCCACCCGGGCCTGTGGACCTGCGCGCCGCGCGACGGGCAGCAGGTCGCCGACCTCGCCAACTGGGCCCACGCCGCCGGCTGGCGGCTGCGGGCGCGCGGCAAGGCGCACACCTGGTCGCCGCTGACGATCACGCCGGGCACCGACGCGGACGCGCCGGTGCTGCTGGTCGACACCACGAAGCACCTGACGGCGATGGCCCTGGTGCCGCCGCCCGCCGGGGCGCCGGGCGCGGTCCGGGCGCAGACCGGCGTGACGCTTGAGGAACTGCTCGGCTACCTCGCGGGACACGGCCTCGGCGTGACCAACACCCCCGCCCCCGGCGAACTGACGCTGGGCGGCACGCTCGCCATCGACGCGCACGGAACGAGCGTTCCCGCCGCCGGGGAGGCCCCTCGCCCCGGCCACACCTACGGCAGCCTCAGCAACCTCGTGCTCGAACTGACCGCCGTGGTCTGGGACGAGGCGAACGGCCGGTACGCGCTGCGGACGTTCACGCGCGGCACGGACCCCGAGTGCGACGCGCTGGCCACGCACCTCGGGCGGGCGTTCGTCGTGGAGGCGGTGCTCCAGGCGGGCGAGGAGACGCCGTTGCGCTGCGTCAGCCGCGTGGACGTGCCGGCGGACGAGCTGTTCGCCGCGCCGGGCAGCCCCGAGGCGGCGGGCGGGCGGACGTTCGCCGACTACCTCGACGCGGCCGGGCGCGTGGAGACGATCTGGTTCGCGTTCACGGACAAGCCGTGGCTGAAGGTCTGGAGCCTCAGCCCTGAGCGTCCCGCGACGGCGCGACCGGTGCTGGGGCCGTACAACTACCCGTTCAGCGACCTGGTCCCCACGCCCGTTTCACGGCTCGTGGGGCGGCTGACCGCCGAGGCCGCCTGGTATCTGGCACCGCAACTGGGCGCGTTGCAGTACACGGTGGCGGCGACCGGGCTGACGACGTCGCTCGCGACGGATCTGTGGGGCGCCTCGCACCACCTCACGTTCTACCTGCGGCCGACCACGCTGCGGGAGACGGCCAACGGCTACGCCATCCTGACCCGCAGGGCGGACGTGCAGCGGGTGATCTCGGAGTTCGCCGGGTTCTACCGGGAACGGCTCGAAGCGTGGGCCGACGCGGGCAGGTACCCCGTGAACGGGCAGGTGGAGATCCGCGTCGGGGGCCTCGACCAGCCGGCAGATGTCGCCGTCGCCGGGGCGCGACCGCCGCTGCTGTCCGTGGTGCGCCCGCATCCGGACCACCCGGAGTTCGACTGCGCGGTGTGGGTGGACGTGCTCACGCTGCCGGGCACGCCGGGGGCGGCCGAGTTCTACCGTGAGCTGGAACGGTTCTGCCTGGACACCTACGACGGCGGGCACGCGCTGGTCCGCGTCGAGTGGTCCAAGGGCTGGGGCTACACGGACGCCGAGGCGTGGGCCGACCAGGAGGTCATCGGCGAGGTCGTGCCCGCGTCCTACGGGGCGGGGGAGTGGGCGGAGGGCACCGGGCTGCTGCGCGGTCTCGATCCGCACGGGGTGTTCGGCAACGCGTTCCTCGATGAACTGCTCGCGCCCTGA
- a CDS encoding methyltransferase domain-containing protein, with amino-acid sequence MAIDDNRAPAALLRDGDLAAAFDRAAAGYDRLVACNPGYHAHLRRSARRLGPRPGGAAPPRLLDLGCGTGASTAALLAAHPGARVTAVDASAGMLARATAKRWPPGVTFVHAPAERLADAGVTGPFDGVLAAYLFRNVADPDRLLRDVRQLLAPGGRLAVHEYTLSGRPSHRAVWAAVCGGLVRPVGALTGDRQLYRHLWHSVIAFDTAAQFTGRVRRAGFHAVRAAPMPGWQRGIVHTVVGTAA; translated from the coding sequence ATGGCGATTGACGACAACCGGGCGCCCGCCGCGCTGCTGCGCGACGGCGACCTGGCGGCGGCGTTCGACCGGGCCGCCGCGGGCTACGACCGGCTCGTGGCCTGCAACCCCGGCTACCACGCGCACCTGCGGCGCTCGGCCCGCCGCCTCGGCCCGCGCCCCGGCGGCGCCGCCCCGCCCCGGCTGCTCGACCTCGGCTGCGGCACCGGCGCCTCGACGGCCGCGCTGCTCGCCGCCCACCCGGGCGCGCGCGTCACGGCCGTCGACGCCTCGGCAGGCATGCTCGCCCGCGCCACGGCCAAACGCTGGCCACCCGGCGTCACGTTCGTCCACGCCCCCGCGGAACGCCTCGCGGACGCGGGTGTCACCGGGCCGTTCGACGGCGTCCTGGCCGCCTACCTCTTCCGCAACGTCGCCGACCCCGACCGCCTCCTGCGCGACGTGCGTCAACTCCTCGCCCCCGGCGGGCGGCTCGCCGTCCACGAGTACACGCTCAGCGGCCGGCCGTCGCACCGCGCGGTGTGGGCCGCCGTGTGCGGCGGCCTGGTGCGCCCGGTGGGCGCGCTGACCGGCGACCGGCAGCTGTACCGGCACCTGTGGCACAGCGTCATCGCGTTCGACACCGCCGCGCAGTTCACCGGCCGCGTGCGCCGCGCCGGGTTCCACGCCGTGCGCGCCGCGCCCATGCCCGGCTGGCAGCGCGGCATCGTGCACACCGTCGTCGGGACCGCGGCGTGA
- a CDS encoding IclR family transcriptional regulator — protein sequence MTEGEETRRGVAGSVQSVERAVSVLEALARSGGAGVTEIADEIGVHKSTASRLIGVLESRGLVDQEKERGKYYLGAGILRLAGAAAIRLDISQESAPVCRRLAEATGETANVAVLDGDAAVNIMQARGPAEVAAYNWLGRRTPLHATASGKVLLAAMPTAVRESLLAREQQRFTARTVTAPAALRAAADEVAAEGFAVTREELEAGLNAVAAPVRRYDGTVIGAIGVSGPVYRMGEERLSELAESCTSAAGELSRRLGFGS from the coding sequence ATGACCGAGGGTGAGGAAACGCGTCGGGGCGTGGCCGGATCGGTGCAGTCGGTGGAGCGGGCGGTGAGCGTTCTCGAAGCGCTGGCGAGGAGCGGCGGGGCCGGGGTCACGGAGATAGCGGACGAGATCGGGGTGCACAAGTCCACGGCGTCGCGGCTGATCGGGGTGCTGGAGAGCCGGGGCCTGGTGGACCAGGAGAAGGAGCGCGGCAAGTACTACCTGGGGGCGGGCATCCTGCGGCTGGCCGGGGCCGCGGCCATCAGGCTCGACATCTCGCAGGAGAGCGCACCGGTGTGCCGGCGGCTCGCGGAGGCGACGGGCGAGACGGCGAACGTGGCGGTGCTCGACGGCGACGCCGCCGTCAACATCATGCAGGCGCGCGGCCCGGCCGAGGTCGCGGCGTACAACTGGCTGGGCCGGCGCACGCCGCTGCACGCCACGGCCAGCGGGAAGGTGCTGCTCGCGGCGATGCCGACGGCCGTGCGGGAGAGCCTGCTGGCGCGCGAGCAGCAGCGGTTCACCGCGCGCACGGTGACGGCGCCCGCGGCGCTGCGGGCGGCGGCGGACGAGGTGGCGGCCGAGGGGTTCGCGGTCACGCGCGAGGAGTTGGAGGCCGGCCTGAACGCGGTCGCGGCGCCGGTCCGCAGGTACGACGGAACGGTCATCGGGGCGATCGGCGTGTCGGGTCCCGTGTACCGGATGGGCGAGGAACGGCTGTCCGAGCTGGCCGAAAGCTGCACCTCGGCGGCGGGCGAGTTGTCGCGGCGCCTCGGCTTCGGCAGCTGA
- a CDS encoding lycopene cyclase family protein codes for MVDAVVIGAGAAGLTLAHRLVETAGAEVLLVTAPPGPLRPAERTWCWWEAPGGPYDDALVTSFHRLRVHGRAGDVADRAPRRLRYKMLRSGALETLVRDRLAGRAAFREVIATVTDMRDAPGGGAEVRGTDPEGRPVLLRARWAFDSRPPRRLPPARTTLFQHFRGWFVRTPHAAFEPGVADLMDFRVPQPPRGVAFCYMLPLGTHEALVEYTEFSPEPLPREAYERALRHYTRHHLALPDPTIAATEAGVIPMTDGVFPRRVGTALFRVGIAGGAARPATGYAFAAAQRQSRAVAAALRAGLPPVPPHPHSTRSRAMDAVLLAALDTGRVCGADLLARLFHEVPTERLLRFLDGDTRWWEDIAVGLRTPARPMLRTALTLPLRPRRPTPAPATLDEHPDHGHPRKASVNDGD; via the coding sequence GTGGTGGATGCCGTCGTCATCGGGGCCGGAGCGGCCGGACTCACCCTCGCGCACCGGCTCGTCGAAACGGCCGGGGCCGAGGTTCTGCTCGTGACCGCGCCGCCGGGGCCGCTGCGCCCGGCAGAACGCACCTGGTGCTGGTGGGAGGCGCCCGGCGGCCCCTACGACGACGCCCTCGTCACGTCCTTCCACCGCCTCCGCGTGCACGGCCGCGCCGGCGACGTCGCCGACCGCGCGCCGCGCCGCCTGCGCTACAAGATGCTGCGCTCCGGCGCCCTCGAAACGCTGGTCCGCGACCGGCTCGCGGGCCGGGCCGCGTTCCGCGAGGTCATCGCGACCGTCACGGACATGCGCGACGCCCCGGGCGGCGGCGCCGAGGTGCGCGGCACGGACCCGGAGGGGCGGCCGGTGCTGCTGCGCGCGCGCTGGGCGTTCGACTCCCGGCCGCCGCGCCGGCTGCCGCCCGCCCGCACCACGCTGTTCCAGCACTTCCGCGGCTGGTTCGTGCGCACCCCGCACGCCGCGTTCGAGCCCGGCGTGGCCGACCTGATGGACTTCCGCGTGCCGCAGCCGCCGCGCGGCGTCGCGTTCTGCTACATGCTGCCGCTCGGGACGCACGAAGCGCTGGTCGAGTACACCGAGTTCTCGCCCGAGCCGCTGCCCCGCGAGGCGTACGAACGCGCGCTGCGGCACTACACGCGCCACCACCTCGCGCTCCCGGACCCCACGATCGCCGCGACCGAGGCGGGCGTCATCCCCATGACCGACGGCGTCTTCCCGCGCCGCGTCGGAACGGCCCTGTTCCGCGTCGGCATCGCAGGCGGCGCCGCCCGCCCGGCCACCGGCTACGCGTTCGCCGCCGCGCAGCGCCAGAGCCGCGCCGTCGCCGCCGCGCTGCGCGCCGGCCTGCCGCCCGTGCCGCCGCATCCCCACTCGACGCGCTCGCGCGCCATGGACGCGGTGCTGCTCGCCGCGCTCGACACCGGCCGGGTGTGCGGCGCCGACCTGCTGGCGCGGCTGTTCCACGAGGTGCCGACCGAACGGCTGCTGCGGTTCCTCGACGGCGACACCCGCTGGTGGGAGGACATCGCGGTCGGGCTGCGCACCCCGGCGCGCCCGATGCTGCGCACGGCGCTCACCCTGCCGCTGCGCCCCCGGCGGCCCACCCCCGCGCCCGCCACCCTCGACGAGCACCCCGACCACGGACACCCACGGAAGGCGAGCGTGAACGATGGCGATTGA
- a CDS encoding FAD-dependent oxidoreductase, producing MTGRRPGRDRRARVLPPAGNRDRVTGTPPSAAVVGGGIAGLAAATALAERGVRVTLVERGDALGGRLAGHRVTLADGSAATMTRGFHAFFRQYYNLRQLLRRADPDLRMLTGLPDYPLLHREGARDSFARVPRTPPFNALGFVALSPSFGARDLLRMRPAAALPLLDVRVPEVYRRLDGTSAHAFLSAIRFPTAARHLAFEVFSRSFFADPAELSAAEMALMFHIYFLGSAEGLLFDVPAEPFPQALWEPLTDHIARLGARVRPGTAAERLAPADGDALHLTTADGARERFDAVVLALDTDGLRDLVARSPALGDAEWRARIDKLRAAPPFLVSRYWLDRPVARHRPGFLGTSGYGALDNITVLNAFEGEAARWAHRTGGCVLELHAYARPPGADRAAEQRLLLARAREVYPELREARVIDERHAWHADCPLFPVGGWTDRPPVRTPHPAVMLAGDLVRTTLPVALMERAATTGFLAANALLARWGVRGQTLWTVPDRGRSAAFRTLATLARPTHRP from the coding sequence GTGACCGGCCGGCGGCCGGGCCGCGACCGGCGCGCCCGGGTGCTGCCCCCGGCGGGGAACCGCGACCGCGTCACCGGCACCCCGCCCAGCGCCGCCGTCGTGGGCGGCGGCATCGCGGGACTCGCCGCGGCCACGGCGCTCGCGGAACGCGGCGTACGCGTCACCCTCGTCGAACGCGGCGACGCGCTCGGCGGGCGGCTCGCGGGCCACCGCGTGACGCTCGCGGACGGCTCGGCCGCCACGATGACGCGCGGCTTCCACGCGTTCTTCCGTCAGTACTACAACCTGCGGCAACTGCTGCGGCGCGCCGACCCGGACCTGCGGATGCTGACCGGGCTGCCCGACTACCCGCTGCTGCACCGGGAGGGGGCGCGCGACAGCTTCGCGCGCGTGCCGCGCACCCCGCCGTTCAACGCCCTCGGGTTCGTCGCGCTCAGCCCCTCGTTCGGCGCCCGCGACCTGCTGCGCATGCGGCCCGCCGCCGCGCTGCCGCTGCTGGACGTCCGGGTGCCCGAGGTCTACCGGCGCCTCGACGGGACCAGCGCCCACGCGTTCCTCTCCGCCATCCGCTTCCCCACGGCGGCCAGGCACCTGGCGTTCGAGGTGTTCTCGCGCAGCTTCTTCGCCGACCCGGCCGAACTGTCCGCCGCCGAGATGGCGTTGATGTTCCACATCTACTTCCTCGGCTCGGCCGAGGGCCTGCTGTTCGACGTGCCCGCCGAGCCGTTCCCCCAGGCCCTGTGGGAACCACTGACCGACCACATCGCGCGCCTGGGCGCGCGGGTGCGCCCCGGCACCGCCGCGGAACGGCTCGCACCCGCCGACGGCGACGCGCTCCACCTGACGACCGCCGACGGGGCGCGCGAACGCTTCGACGCCGTCGTGCTCGCGCTCGACACGGACGGGCTGCGCGACCTGGTGGCGCGTTCACCCGCGCTCGGCGACGCCGAGTGGCGCGCGCGCATCGACAAACTACGCGCCGCGCCCCCGTTCCTCGTGTCGCGCTACTGGCTGGACCGGCCCGTGGCGCGGCACCGGCCCGGCTTCCTCGGCACCAGCGGCTACGGGGCACTGGACAACATCACGGTGCTGAACGCGTTCGAGGGCGAGGCCGCCAGGTGGGCCCACCGCACCGGCGGCTGCGTGCTCGAACTCCACGCCTACGCCCGGCCGCCGGGCGCCGACCGGGCGGCCGAGCAGCGGCTGCTGCTGGCACGCGCGCGCGAGGTCTACCCCGAACTGCGCGAGGCGCGCGTGATCGACGAGCGGCACGCGTGGCACGCCGACTGCCCGCTGTTCCCCGTCGGCGGCTGGACCGACCGGCCCCCCGTGCGCACCCCGCACCCGGCGGTGATGCTCGCGGGCGACCTGGTGCGCACGACGCTGCCGGTCGCGCTGATGGAACGGGCCGCCACCACCGGCTTCCTGGCCGCCAACGCCCTGCTCGCCCGCTGGGGCGTGCGCGGCCAGACCCTGTGGACGGTTCCCGACCGGGGCCGCTCGGCCGCGTTCCGCACCCTGGCGACCCTGGCCCGCCCCACGCACCGGCCGTGA
- a CDS encoding DEAD/DEAH box helicase has protein sequence MSVSTPEALLPLDEPTTTFADLGLPQNVVRKLAENGVTTPFPIQAATIPDALAGHDILGRGRTGSGKTLSFGLPTLARLAGRRTAPKRPRAVILTPTRELAMQVSDALEPYGDVLGLRLKVVCGGTSMGNQIYALERGVDVLVATPGRLRDVIGRGACSLDDVEVAVLDEADQMADLGFLPEVTELLDQVPAGGQRMLFSATLEHEIDTLVKRYLVDPVSHEVDAAQGAVTTMSHHVLVVKPRDKAPLTAAIAAREGRTIVFVRTQLGADRVAGQLREAGVRADALHGGMTQGARTRTLADFKDGRVAVLVATDVAARGIHVDDIDVVLNVDPAADHKDYLHRSGRTARAGRSGTVVSLALPHQRRTIFRLMEDAGVHAARHVIGRGELFDEDVAGIIGARSLTEVQADSAMGAVRHAELEVARLARELEKAQGRATELRDEAERLTGRAARERGDDPAEAIAQAAEQRKQALAEAEREAEREAAREARRAEKAARAETGRQEEHGNRRPGGGGFRRDDRRPFPRRDDRGEGFRRGGDDNRRGGGGGFRRDERRPFPRRDDRGEGFRPRGGGEGFRPRGGDDNRRGSGGGFRRDDRPSYERRDDRASYDRRDERSSYDRRADRPRWKRED, from the coding sequence ATGTCCGTCTCGACGCCAGAGGCACTTCTTCCCCTGGACGAGCCCACCACCACCTTCGCCGACCTGGGCCTGCCGCAGAACGTTGTGCGCAAGCTCGCCGAGAACGGGGTGACCACCCCGTTCCCCATCCAGGCGGCCACCATTCCCGACGCGCTGGCCGGCCACGACATCCTCGGCCGGGGGCGCACCGGCTCCGGCAAGACGCTGAGCTTCGGCCTGCCCACGCTGGCCCGCCTGGCCGGCAGGCGCACGGCGCCCAAGCGCCCGCGCGCCGTGATCCTCACGCCCACCCGCGAACTGGCCATGCAGGTCTCCGACGCCCTTGAGCCGTACGGCGACGTGCTCGGGCTGCGCCTGAAGGTCGTGTGCGGCGGCACCTCCATGGGCAACCAGATCTACGCCCTCGAACGCGGCGTGGACGTCCTCGTCGCCACGCCGGGCCGACTCCGCGACGTGATCGGCCGCGGCGCGTGCTCGCTCGACGACGTCGAGGTCGCCGTGCTCGACGAGGCCGACCAGATGGCCGACCTCGGCTTCCTGCCCGAGGTCACCGAACTGCTCGACCAGGTGCCCGCGGGCGGCCAGCGCATGCTGTTCTCGGCCACGCTTGAGCACGAGATCGACACGCTGGTGAAGCGCTACCTCGTCGACCCCGTCAGCCACGAGGTGGACGCGGCGCAGGGCGCGGTCACCACCATGTCGCACCACGTGCTGGTCGTGAAGCCGCGCGACAAGGCCCCGCTGACCGCGGCCATCGCGGCGCGCGAGGGGCGCACGATCGTGTTCGTGCGCACCCAGCTCGGCGCCGACCGCGTCGCGGGCCAGCTGCGCGAGGCCGGCGTGCGCGCGGACGCGCTGCACGGCGGCATGACGCAGGGCGCCCGCACCCGCACCCTGGCCGACTTCAAGGACGGCCGCGTGGCCGTCCTGGTCGCCACGGACGTCGCCGCGCGCGGCATCCACGTCGACGACATCGATGTCGTGCTGAACGTCGACCCGGCGGCCGACCACAAGGACTACCTGCACCGTTCCGGCCGCACCGCGCGCGCGGGGCGTTCCGGCACGGTCGTGTCGCTCGCGCTGCCGCACCAGCGGCGGACGATCTTCCGGCTGATGGAGGACGCGGGCGTGCACGCCGCGCGGCACGTCATCGGGCGCGGGGAGCTGTTCGACGAGGACGTGGCCGGCATCATCGGCGCGCGTTCCCTCACCGAGGTGCAGGCGGATTCGGCCATGGGCGCCGTCCGGCACGCCGAGCTTGAGGTGGCCCGCCTCGCCCGCGAGCTGGAGAAGGCGCAGGGCCGCGCCACGGAGCTGCGGGACGAGGCCGAACGCCTCACCGGCCGCGCCGCGCGGGAACGCGGGGACGACCCGGCCGAGGCCATCGCCCAGGCCGCGGAGCAGCGCAAGCAGGCGCTCGCCGAGGCCGAGCGCGAAGCCGAGCGGGAGGCGGCGCGCGAGGCGCGCCGTGCCGAGAAGGCCGCGCGGGCCGAGACCGGGCGCCAGGAGGAGCACGGCAACCGCAGGCCGGGTGGCGGCGGGTTCCGGCGCGACGACCGGCGGCCGTTCCCGCGCCGCGACGACCGAGGCGAGGGCTTCAGGCGCGGCGGGGACGACAACCGGCGCGGTGGCGGCGGCGGGTTCCGCCGTGACGAGCGGCGGCCGTTCCCGCGCCGCGACGACCGCGGCGAGGGTTTCAGGCCCCGGGGCGGCGGCGAGGGCTTCCGCCCGCGCGGCGGGGACGACAACCGGCGCGGCAGCGGCGGCGGGTTCCGGCGCGACGACCGGCCGTCGTACGAGCGCCGTGACGACCGGGCGTCCTACGACCGGCGGGACGAGCGTTCCTCGTACGACCGCAGGGCCGACCGGCCGCGCTGGAAGCGCGAGGACTGA
- a CDS encoding DUF397 domain-containing protein produces the protein MGRAQWFTSSHSSGNGECVEVADAEDGVLTRDSKQRSGPVLVSRSEGWQAFVAGVVRGDFGKG, from the coding sequence CTGGGCAGGGCACAGTGGTTCACGTCGAGTCACAGCAGCGGCAACGGTGAGTGTGTTGAGGTCGCGGACGCGGAGGACGGAGTCCTCACCCGGGACAGCAAACAGCGTTCGGGGCCTGTGCTTGTCAGTCGCTCTGAAGGCTGGCAGGCATTCGTCGCGGGCGTCGTGCGAGGTGACTTCGGCAAGGGGTGA
- a CDS encoding metallopeptidase family protein — MLEMTREEFEELVSEALDRVPPELTRLMDNVAVFVEDEPPPEDPELLGLYEGTPLTERGEWYAGVLPDRISIYMGPTLRLCRREGGDRELVVQEVEITVVHEIAHHFGIDDERLHALGYG; from the coding sequence GTGCTGGAGATGACGCGCGAGGAGTTCGAGGAACTGGTCAGTGAGGCGCTGGACCGGGTCCCGCCGGAGCTGACCCGGCTGATGGACAACGTCGCCGTGTTCGTGGAGGACGAGCCGCCCCCTGAGGACCCTGAGCTGCTCGGCCTGTACGAGGGGACGCCGCTCACCGAGCGGGGCGAGTGGTACGCCGGGGTGCTGCCGGACCGGATCTCCATCTACATGGGGCCGACGCTGCGGCTGTGCCGCCGTGAGGGCGGCGACCGCGAGCTGGTGGTGCAGGAGGTGGAGATCACCGTGGTGCACGAGATCGCGCACCACTTCGGGATTGACGACGAACGGCTGCACGCGCTCGGTTACGGGTGA